A genomic segment from Neisseria perflava encodes:
- the lipA gene encoding lipoyl synthase, protein MSEEVKHDPKRGIKLKGADKTARIPIKVVPLEQKLKKPEWIRAKLPGKKFFEIKNILREQKMHTVCEEASCPNISECFTKGTATFMIMGDICTRRCPFCDVGHGRPNMLDPDEPKHLAESVKSMNLRYVVITSVDRDDLRDGGAQHFADCIKAIRETSPNTKIEILVPDFRGRLDIALEILAETPPDVMNHNLETHPSLYKKARPGANYQHSLELLRRYKEMMPHIPTKSGIMVGLGETDEDVREIMRDMRANNIEMITIGQYLQPSDGHLPVLRYVTPDQFKVFEKEAYELGFTNAAIGAMVRSSYHADEQAAEALRETHGGCSHH, encoded by the coding sequence ATGAGTGAAGAAGTAAAACACGACCCTAAACGCGGCATCAAACTGAAAGGCGCAGACAAAACTGCACGCATTCCGATTAAAGTTGTTCCATTGGAACAAAAATTGAAAAAGCCCGAATGGATCCGCGCCAAATTACCGGGTAAGAAATTCTTTGAAATCAAAAACATTCTTCGCGAACAAAAAATGCATACCGTGTGCGAAGAAGCATCTTGTCCAAATATCAGCGAATGCTTTACCAAAGGTACGGCCACATTCATGATCATGGGCGATATTTGTACACGCCGCTGCCCGTTCTGCGACGTTGGTCATGGCCGCCCCAATATGTTGGATCCTGACGAGCCTAAACACTTGGCAGAATCCGTCAAATCCATGAACCTGCGCTATGTCGTGATTACTTCCGTCGACCGTGACGACCTGCGTGATGGCGGTGCCCAACATTTCGCCGACTGCATCAAAGCCATCCGCGAAACCAGCCCGAATACCAAAATCGAAATCCTTGTTCCCGATTTCCGCGGCCGTCTGGACATCGCACTGGAAATCTTGGCAGAAACCCCGCCCGACGTGATGAACCACAACTTGGAAACCCATCCAAGCCTGTATAAAAAAGCCCGTCCGGGTGCCAACTACCAACACTCCCTCGAGCTTCTGCGCCGCTACAAAGAAATGATGCCCCATATTCCGACCAAATCCGGCATCATGGTCGGCTTGGGCGAAACAGACGAGGACGTGCGCGAAATCATGCGCGATATGCGTGCCAACAATATCGAGATGATTACCATCGGCCAATATCTGCAACCTTCAGACGGCCACCTGCCCGTCTTACGCTATGTAACGCCCGATCAATTCAAAGTTTTTGAAAAAGAAGCATACGAATTAGGCTTTACCAATGCCGCCATCGGCGCAATGGTTCGCTCCAGCTACCACGCAGACGAACAAGCAGCCGAAGCTTTGCGTGAAACCCACGGCGGTTGCAGCCACCACTAA
- a CDS encoding RidA family protein yields the protein MDIRYLGTSKRYSEAVVANGLVFLSGMVPENPEADAKAQTENVLAQIDSWLAQCQSDKAHILEATIYLPDMNDYAAMNEAWDAWTAPERAPARACVEAKLASPDWKVEIKITALQIK from the coding sequence ATGGACATCCGCTATCTTGGCACAAGCAAACGCTATTCGGAAGCCGTCGTAGCCAACGGCTTGGTTTTCCTCTCTGGCATGGTTCCCGAAAATCCTGAAGCCGACGCCAAAGCACAAACTGAAAACGTTTTGGCGCAAATCGATTCATGGCTCGCACAATGCCAATCCGACAAAGCCCACATTTTAGAAGCTACCATCTATCTGCCCGATATGAACGACTACGCCGCTATGAATGAAGCCTGGGACGCATGGACAGCCCCTGAGCGCGCTCCGGCCCGCGCCTGCGTGGAAGCGAAACTGGCTTCACCAGACTGGAAGGTTGAAATCAAAATTACCGCCCTTCAAATCAAATAA
- the lipB gene encoding lipoyl(octanoyl) transferase LipB, with protein sequence MKIVHKGLVDYLPTFEAMKAFNASRDENTEDELWVVEHPPVFTQGLAGKPEHLLIRDDIPVVQIDRGGQITYHGPGQLVVYTMINFKRRKTSVRHIVSALENSIIATLAEYGIEAAADPKRPGVYVGERKIASLGLRIKDGSVYHGLALNVNMDLSPFTHINPCGYAGMEMTQIADYVSPAPSLAEVSDKLTKHLQKELA encoded by the coding sequence ATGAAAATCGTGCACAAAGGCTTGGTCGATTACCTGCCGACTTTCGAAGCCATGAAGGCATTTAATGCCTCGCGTGACGAAAACACCGAAGACGAATTATGGGTGGTCGAACATCCGCCCGTATTCACCCAGGGCTTGGCCGGAAAACCTGAACACCTCCTCATTCGCGACGATATACCCGTTGTCCAAATTGACAGAGGCGGTCAAATTACCTACCACGGTCCCGGCCAATTGGTCGTTTATACGATGATCAATTTCAAACGCCGTAAGACCAGTGTGCGCCATATCGTTTCCGCACTTGAAAACAGCATCATCGCTACCTTGGCAGAATACGGCATCGAAGCAGCCGCCGATCCCAAACGTCCAGGCGTTTATGTCGGCGAGCGTAAAATCGCTTCCCTGGGCCTGCGTATCAAAGACGGCTCCGTTTACCACGGCTTGGCGCTTAACGTGAACATGGATTTAAGTCCGTTTACCCATATCAACCCCTGCGGTTATGCCGGTATGGAAATGACCCAAATTGCTGACTACGTCTCTCCGGCACCCAGCTTGGCAGAAGTTTCGGACAAACTGACCAAGCATTTACAAAAAGAGCTGGCATAA
- the lon gene encoding endopeptidase La, with the protein MPTKDKYFEEYSALATLPLRDVVVYPHMVLPLFVGRPKSIAALEAAMANDDPVFLLAQLDPNTEDPKAEDLHQTGTVAQVLQVLKLPDGTVKVLVEGIRRARALTVDETGGLFLSHVEVIDENSDKDNPEIEALRRTLLTQFEQYAKLNKKIPAEVISTISSIDDNSRLADTIAAHLQLKLEQRQYVLETAGIVERLEFLLAQLEAELDIMQVEKRIRGRVKRQMEKSQREYYLNEQVKAIQKELGEEDERGELDALEAKIKEAGMSKEAEEKCLSELKKLKMMPPMSAESTVVRNYIDTLLELPWKKKSRVSKDIAKADLILNADHYGLEKVKERILEYLAVQKRMDKLKGPILCLVGPPGVGKTSLGESIAKATGRQYVRMALGGVRDESEIRGHRRTYIGSMPGKILQNMAKAGVKNPLFLLDEIDKMGSDFRGDPASALLEVLDPEQNNKFADHYAEVDYDLSDVMFIATSNSLNIPTPLLDRMEIIRLSGYTEDEKINIAMQYLVPKQMKRNGVKEGELVVDESAVRDIIRYYTREAGVRSLDREIAKICRKVVMQVTLNEDKKKASKSKTVSKAKPKAIKVTEKNLHDYLGVRRFDYGVAESENRIGQVTGLAWTEVGGELLTVEAVALPGKGTIQCTGQLGDVMKESVSAAWSVVRSRAESVGLAPDFYEKKDIHVHVPEGATPKDGPSAGIAMTLAMVSAFTKIPVRADVAMTGEITLRGEVLPIGGLKEKLLAALRGGIKHVLIPKDNVKDLEEIPENVKTGLTIHPVKWIDEVLALGLEAQPEQWAAELAVDETPQTSKTKSRTKATKH; encoded by the coding sequence ATGCCGACAAAAGACAAATATTTCGAGGAATACAGTGCGCTGGCTACCTTGCCTTTACGCGATGTCGTGGTGTATCCGCATATGGTATTGCCGCTGTTCGTCGGTCGTCCTAAATCGATTGCGGCCCTTGAGGCGGCAATGGCCAATGATGATCCGGTTTTCCTGTTGGCCCAGCTTGACCCTAATACAGAAGACCCTAAAGCTGAAGACTTGCACCAGACCGGTACGGTTGCCCAAGTTTTGCAGGTTTTGAAGCTGCCTGACGGTACTGTTAAAGTGTTGGTGGAAGGTATCCGTCGTGCGCGCGCGTTGACGGTTGACGAAACAGGCGGATTGTTTTTGTCCCATGTTGAGGTGATTGATGAAAATAGCGACAAGGACAATCCCGAAATTGAAGCCTTGCGCCGTACCTTGCTGACTCAATTTGAGCAATATGCGAAATTGAACAAAAAAATTCCTGCCGAAGTCATCAGTACCATCAGCAGTATCGATGACAACAGCCGTCTTGCCGATACGATTGCCGCGCATTTACAGCTGAAGTTGGAGCAGCGTCAATATGTGCTGGAGACCGCCGGCATTGTCGAACGTTTGGAATTTCTGCTGGCTCAGTTGGAAGCCGAACTCGACATCATGCAGGTTGAGAAACGCATCCGTGGCCGTGTAAAACGTCAAATGGAAAAATCCCAACGCGAGTATTACTTGAATGAGCAAGTGAAAGCGATTCAGAAAGAATTGGGCGAAGAAGACGAGCGCGGCGAGCTGGACGCGTTGGAAGCAAAAATCAAAGAAGCAGGCATGAGCAAAGAGGCTGAAGAAAAATGTCTGTCTGAATTGAAAAAACTGAAAATGATGCCGCCGATGTCTGCGGAATCTACCGTCGTGCGCAACTACATCGATACTTTGCTTGAGTTGCCATGGAAGAAAAAATCCCGTGTCAGCAAAGATATTGCCAAGGCTGATTTGATTTTGAATGCCGACCACTATGGTTTGGAAAAAGTCAAAGAACGTATTTTGGAATATTTGGCTGTTCAAAAACGTATGGACAAGCTCAAAGGCCCGATTTTGTGTTTGGTCGGTCCTCCGGGAGTGGGTAAAACTTCCTTGGGCGAATCGATTGCCAAAGCTACAGGCCGTCAATATGTGCGTATGGCATTAGGCGGCGTGCGTGATGAAAGCGAAATCCGCGGCCACCGCCGTACCTATATCGGCTCTATGCCGGGCAAAATCCTGCAAAACATGGCAAAAGCGGGTGTAAAAAACCCATTGTTCCTGCTTGATGAAATCGACAAAATGGGCAGTGATTTCCGTGGCGATCCAGCCAGTGCATTGCTTGAGGTGCTTGATCCTGAGCAAAATAACAAGTTTGCCGACCATTATGCCGAAGTCGATTACGATTTGAGCGATGTGATGTTTATTGCCACTTCAAACAGCTTGAATATCCCGACTCCGCTGCTTGACCGTATGGAAATCATCCGTCTGTCCGGTTACACGGAAGATGAAAAAATCAATATCGCCATGCAATACCTTGTGCCGAAACAAATGAAGCGCAATGGTGTGAAAGAGGGTGAGTTGGTGGTTGATGAAAGTGCGGTGCGCGATATTATCCGTTACTACACTCGCGAGGCCGGCGTCCGCTCGTTGGATCGCGAAATTGCCAAAATCTGCCGCAAAGTAGTAATGCAGGTTACCTTGAATGAGGATAAGAAAAAAGCGTCCAAATCCAAAACAGTAAGCAAGGCCAAGCCTAAAGCGATTAAAGTTACTGAGAAAAATCTGCATGACTATCTGGGCGTGCGCCGTTTCGACTATGGTGTGGCCGAAAGCGAAAATCGCATCGGTCAGGTAACCGGTCTGGCTTGGACCGAAGTCGGTGGCGAGTTGTTGACCGTTGAGGCGGTTGCCTTGCCGGGCAAAGGTACGATTCAATGTACCGGCCAACTGGGCGATGTCATGAAAGAATCGGTATCGGCCGCATGGTCGGTTGTCCGTTCACGTGCTGAATCAGTGGGTCTGGCTCCTGATTTTTACGAGAAGAAAGACATTCACGTCCATGTACCTGAAGGTGCGACGCCGAAAGACGGTCCGAGTGCAGGTATCGCCATGACTTTGGCGATGGTTTCTGCCTTTACCAAAATTCCGGTGCGTGCAGACGTGGCGATGACCGGCGAAATCACTTTGCGTGGCGAAGTCTTGCCGATTGGCGGTTTGAAGGAAAAACTGCTGGCTGCTTTGCGTGGCGGGATCAAGCATGTATTGATTCCAAAAGACAACGTCAAAGATTTGGAAGAAATCCCTGAAAATGTTAAAACCGGTCTGACCATTCATCCGGTCAAATGGATTGATGAAGTGTTGGCTTTGGGTTTGGAAGCTCAGCCTGAGCAATGGGCGGCTGAATTGGCGGTTGACGAAACTCCGCAAACTTCTAAGACGAAGTCAAGAACAAAAGCAACCAAGCATTAA
- a CDS encoding DMT family transporter: MTYLLASIVCSVLVSVLLKVARKQKINIEQAVAVNYIVAITLTMLVLKPDLSNPQVFLPTWWLFAALGILLPSVFVIMGKSVDAAGIVKSDAAQRLSLFLPIVASFTLFHEQLTEGRLIGLVLAFTALFFLLWKSDGGKKSGGFSTQVMLLLGVWCGYGVIDILFKQVAKSGTAFAGNLLVAFCLAGILMFGYLFAKGSKWTKEGIVGGMILGCLNFLNIVTYISAHQIMKDNPTLVFAGMNIGVIVLGTLIGAAIFKEKISSINAAGISIAICSIACLFYWPQIRSLLG; this comes from the coding sequence ATGACATATTTATTGGCAAGTATCGTTTGCAGCGTGTTGGTTTCAGTACTGCTGAAAGTGGCGCGCAAGCAAAAAATCAATATCGAGCAAGCGGTGGCGGTGAACTACATCGTTGCCATCACTTTGACCATGCTGGTGTTAAAGCCTGATTTGAGTAATCCGCAGGTATTTTTACCGACTTGGTGGCTTTTTGCGGCATTGGGCATTTTGCTGCCAAGCGTGTTTGTCATTATGGGCAAATCGGTAGATGCGGCAGGTATCGTCAAATCGGATGCGGCGCAACGCTTATCGCTGTTTCTGCCGATTGTCGCTTCATTCACGCTTTTCCATGAGCAGTTGACCGAAGGCCGTCTGATCGGTTTGGTATTGGCATTTACGGCACTGTTTTTCTTGCTTTGGAAAAGCGATGGCGGCAAGAAATCCGGTGGCTTCAGCACGCAAGTAATGCTGCTTTTGGGCGTTTGGTGCGGCTACGGCGTCATCGATATTTTATTCAAACAAGTGGCAAAAAGCGGTACCGCGTTTGCCGGCAATTTGCTGGTGGCGTTTTGTTTGGCCGGCATCTTGATGTTTGGCTACCTGTTTGCCAAAGGAAGCAAATGGACCAAAGAGGGCATAGTAGGCGGTATGATTTTGGGCTGTCTGAACTTTTTGAATATTGTTACCTACATTTCTGCACACCAAATCATGAAGGATAATCCGACTTTGGTGTTTGCGGGTATGAATATTGGTGTGATTGTTTTGGGTACGCTGATTGGTGCGGCAATATTTAAGGAAAAAATCAGCAGCATTAATGCAGCCGGTATTAGCATTGCTATTTGCTCGATAGCCTGCCTGTTTTACTGGCCGCAGATTCGCAGCTTACTGGGTTAA
- a CDS encoding DnaJ domain-containing protein: MEQLNLYEILGVSQDADISVIREAYGKLVANPDIQKDAERFKAIGQAFEVLSHPEKRLAYDAAMQYERQEVKENSFNDTAANHTANYNTGNNNTGGNMVNTSKSEVKNYVFIAYVTYALGLFIWFTPVVGVILAFIKRDEAQGSIYASHIDYLIKTFWVSLIGMVLGMLTILILIGWLILAATGVWLIYRVVVGLIKLNEDKPVSNQGWF; the protein is encoded by the coding sequence ATGGAACAATTAAATTTATACGAAATCTTGGGTGTATCTCAGGATGCTGATATCAGCGTTATCCGCGAGGCTTACGGTAAATTGGTTGCCAATCCGGATATTCAGAAAGATGCGGAGCGTTTCAAAGCCATCGGACAGGCGTTTGAAGTATTGTCTCATCCGGAAAAACGTCTGGCTTATGATGCGGCGATGCAGTACGAGCGTCAGGAAGTCAAAGAAAACAGCTTCAATGATACGGCGGCCAATCATACGGCAAACTATAATACAGGGAACAATAATACGGGGGGCAATATGGTCAATACGTCCAAATCCGAAGTGAAAAACTATGTTTTTATTGCCTATGTGACATATGCCTTGGGCTTGTTTATTTGGTTTACACCCGTCGTCGGTGTGATTTTGGCGTTTATCAAACGCGATGAAGCGCAAGGCAGCATTTACGCCAGCCATATTGATTATCTGATTAAGACATTTTGGGTGTCTTTGATTGGTATGGTTTTAGGGATGCTGACCATACTTATCTTAATCGGTTGGCTGATTTTGGCGGCAACCGGTGTTTGGCTCATTTATCGTGTAGTCGTCGGATTGATTAAACTGAATGAAGATAAGCCTGTTTCTAATCAAGGATGGTTCTAA
- a CDS encoding YbaK/EbsC family protein, producing the protein MSKAEYPVTQAVRFLRSKKIDFVPYVYAYEEHGGTARFAECTGKPEHQVIKTIVLQDEHKKGLVVLMHGDKHISTRNLACELGLKHIVPATADQAAKWTGYLVGGTSPFGMKTALPVYVEESIWALDEIFINGGKRGFIVGMKPENLRTLNPKDVHVAVDS; encoded by the coding sequence ATGAGTAAAGCAGAATATCCGGTTACGCAGGCAGTGCGCTTTTTACGCAGTAAGAAAATTGATTTTGTCCCTTATGTTTATGCGTATGAAGAACATGGCGGTACGGCGCGTTTTGCCGAATGTACGGGCAAGCCCGAGCATCAGGTCATCAAAACGATCGTTTTGCAGGATGAGCATAAAAAAGGCTTGGTTGTGTTAATGCACGGCGACAAACATATTTCTACCCGCAATCTGGCGTGCGAACTGGGCTTGAAACACATCGTGCCGGCAACGGCAGATCAGGCGGCGAAATGGACAGGATATTTGGTTGGCGGTACGTCGCCGTTCGGTATGAAAACCGCATTGCCGGTTTATGTGGAAGAAAGCATTTGGGCTTTGGACGAGATTTTTATCAATGGCGGCAAACGTGGGTTTATCGTAGGCATGAAGCCTGAAAACCTGCGGACGCTCAATCCGAAAGATGTTCATGTTGCAGTCGATTCATAA
- a CDS encoding HP0495 family protein has product MTDSTEKKSLIEFPCTFPVKVMGAVHPEFESAILETVRKHAPDTEPHHITTRPSSKGNYTSATVKVNVDNQEQLDNIYRDLTSHELVKVVL; this is encoded by the coding sequence ATGACAGACTCAACCGAAAAAAAATCATTAATTGAATTCCCTTGCACCTTCCCTGTAAAAGTCATGGGCGCGGTTCATCCGGAATTTGAATCCGCCATCTTGGAAACTGTGCGCAAACATGCTCCCGATACCGAGCCGCACCACATTACTACGCGCCCAAGCAGCAAAGGCAACTACACCAGCGCAACCGTCAAAGTAAATGTTGATAACCAAGAGCAGCTCGACAATATTTACCGCGACCTGACTTCACACGAATTGGTAAAAGTGGTGCTGTAA
- the hemB gene encoding porphobilinogen synthase: MNFPPRYVSNTRMRRMRKDDFSRRLMREHTLTADDLIYPVFVLEGQNQEEAVPSMPGVKRQSLDKLLFTAEEALKLGIPMLALFPVVTQNKTEFAEEAYNPAGLVPTVVRTLREKFPELGIMTDVALDPYTIHGQDGLTDENGYVLNDETIEVLVKQALCHADAGAQVIAPSDMMDGRILAIREALEDAGHIHTRIMAYSAKYASAFYGPFRDAVGSSGNLGKADKKTYQMDPANTNEALHEVALDIQEGADMVMVKPGLPYLDVVRRVKDEFGVPTYAYQVSGEYAMLQAAIQNGWLDGEKTILESLLSFKRAGADGILTYYAIEAAKLLKK; the protein is encoded by the coding sequence ATGAATTTCCCTCCGCGTTATGTCTCAAACACCCGTATGCGCCGTATGCGTAAAGACGATTTTTCACGTCGTCTGATGCGCGAGCATACTTTGACGGCAGATGATTTAATCTATCCGGTTTTTGTATTGGAAGGCCAGAATCAGGAAGAGGCAGTCCCATCCATGCCGGGTGTCAAACGCCAAAGTTTGGACAAATTGTTGTTTACCGCTGAAGAAGCACTGAAGCTCGGCATTCCTATGCTGGCTTTGTTTCCCGTGGTAACGCAAAACAAAACCGAGTTTGCTGAGGAAGCTTATAACCCTGCAGGCTTGGTGCCGACAGTAGTACGAACCCTGCGCGAGAAATTCCCAGAGCTGGGTATCATGACCGACGTTGCCTTGGACCCTTATACCATTCACGGCCAAGACGGTTTAACCGATGAAAATGGCTATGTCCTCAACGATGAAACCATTGAAGTTTTGGTAAAACAGGCTTTGTGTCATGCCGATGCAGGCGCACAAGTCATTGCCCCATCCGACATGATGGACGGACGTATTCTTGCCATCCGCGAAGCCTTAGAAGATGCCGGCCATATCCATACGCGCATCATGGCGTATTCGGCAAAATATGCTTCGGCGTTCTACGGCCCGTTCCGCGACGCCGTCGGCAGCTCCGGCAATTTGGGTAAGGCAGACAAGAAAACCTACCAAATGGACCCTGCAAACACTAATGAAGCCTTGCACGAAGTAGCATTGGATATTCAAGAGGGCGCAGACATGGTCATGGTAAAACCGGGTCTGCCATATTTGGATGTCGTCCGTCGAGTCAAAGACGAGTTCGGCGTACCGACTTATGCTTACCAAGTTTCCGGCGAATATGCCATGCTTCAGGCTGCCATTCAAAACGGCTGGTTGGATGGTGAAAAAACCATTTTGGAGAGCCTGTTGTCATTCAAACGCGCCGGCGCTGATGGTATTTTGACTTACTATGCGATTGAAGCGGCAAAATTGTTGAAGAAGTAA
- a CDS encoding DUF6973 domain-containing protein — MKHIKKHIQCAVLGMLVLSGCQSYQEDQSRRSKMAQFALNHPVAAQVIGMEDEGLINMTSNATRFAERSGLDDKANGDSRGTQVNAVRQALWQAAIASKFDSIIAEKAGNARLTDMELREGKDDYFSRYLADQAVDQRNNRIGRSIGSAKPDSDMKTLAASILFYYNKVGLWTASEVKNRWHIKQEKLSDGQYAEALKNIAQLDQNGMTEQERSGYKTDTLSEIKRSVKAIRQVED, encoded by the coding sequence ATGAAACATATTAAAAAACACATTCAATGCGCCGTTCTCGGCATGCTGGTATTGTCCGGCTGTCAATCGTATCAGGAAGATCAAAGCCGTCGCAGTAAAATGGCTCAATTCGCGCTTAACCATCCCGTAGCCGCCCAAGTTATCGGCATGGAAGACGAAGGTTTAATCAATATGACCAGCAATGCCACACGCTTTGCCGAGCGTTCAGGTTTGGATGACAAAGCAAACGGCGACAGCAGGGGAACACAAGTCAATGCCGTACGCCAAGCATTGTGGCAGGCGGCGATTGCTTCCAAATTCGACAGCATTATTGCAGAAAAAGCAGGTAATGCGCGTCTGACGGATATGGAATTGCGTGAAGGTAAAGATGACTACTTCAGCCGCTACCTTGCCGACCAAGCGGTTGATCAGCGCAACAACCGTATCGGCCGCAGTATCGGCAGTGCCAAGCCTGACAGCGATATGAAAACGCTAGCGGCAAGCATTTTGTTCTACTACAACAAAGTAGGCTTATGGACGGCTTCCGAAGTGAAAAACCGTTGGCACATCAAACAGGAAAAACTTTCAGACGGCCAGTATGCCGAGGCATTGAAAAACATCGCCCAATTGGATCAAAACGGTATGACCGAACAGGAACGTAGCGGTTATAAAACCGATACGCTCAGCGAAATTAAACGTTCGGTCAAAGCCATACGTCAAGTCGAAGACTGA